CGATTGGGGGAAAAGATTAACTCATTTTGGAAGTTAGTCTTTTTTGTAGGGCTAATATATTAGAGGAAGAGAACAGTTATTTTAATGTATTTGTTCAAGGGATGATATGTATAATGCGAATAATTGTATGAATATTTACAAATGTATTGGAAGGGATTTGGAAATGGCTGGCGAATGTAGAGGTACTTCGAGAAATTTCTATTGACAACATAGTTCACATTGTTAAAAACAAGAAGTCATGATTACGGATGGTTACTTTGGCGTATTTGATTCTATCAGAAAGTAAAGTATGGGGAGGATCACAATGTCAGCAAAAAAACGTAAGTGGCTAAAAATGGTGTTTACGGGATGTATTCTTGGTTCATTATTAGTAACAGCAGGATGTTCAGGGGAAAAAGCAAGTACAGATGATGAGAAGACGATTAAAGTAGGTGTTCTTGCTTCGTTAACAGGACCGCTTGAATCATATGGGAAACAAACGGTAAACGGGTTTGAACTAGGGCTAGATTACGCAACAGGCGGAACAGGGAAAGTAGATGGGAAGAAGATTAAGTTTGTTGTAGAAGATACGGAAACAAAAGCGGATGTAGCAGTTAAAAAAGCTACGAAACTATTAGAGGAAGACAAGGTTGATTTTCTTGTTGGATCTTCGAGTTCAAGTGATACATTAGCAGTGTTACCACTAGCGGAAGAATATGAAAAAATAATGGTTGTTGAACCTGCAGTTGCAGATAGTATTACGGGGAAGAACTGGAATAAATATATTTTTAGAACAGGCAGAAATTCATCTCAAGATGCAATTGCTGGTGCTGCATCCATCGCTAAGAAAGATGTAAAGATTGCAACACTTGCTCCAGATAACGCCTTTGGTCGTGAAGGAATTGCTGCATTTAAAGCGGGAGCGAAGAAGCTAGGGGCGAATATTGTAAATGAACAATATGCTGATACGAATTCTACTGATTTTACTGCAAATATTCAAAACATCATTAGTTCAAAACCAGATTATTTATTTGTTGTTTGGGCTGGTGCGAATTCACCATGGAAGCAATTAAAAGATATGAATGTAGAAGCGCAAGGGATTAAGATTTCAACGGGGGCACCGGATATACCAGCATTAAAGACGATGGATGCATTAGTGGGCATGCAAGGATTTTCAGTATATTATCATACACTTCCGAAAAATAAAGTGAACGAGTGGCTAGTGGAAGAACATAAGAAACGTTTCAATGGAACAGTTCCAGATTTGTTTACAGCTGGAGGAATGTCAGCAGCAATTTCCATCGTTGAAGGATTAAAGAAAACAAAAGGCGATACAGATGTTGATACGCTTATTAAGAAAATGGAAGGAATGGAATTTGAAACACCAAAAGGAAAAATGAAATTTAGAGAGAAAGACCACCAAGCTTTGCAAGCGCTTTATTCTGTAACGCTACAAAAACAAGAGGGTGTTGATTATCCAGTACCTGTTCTAGAGCGAGAATTAACAATGAAAGAAACAGAGCCACCAATTCAAAATAAATAGATTGAATATTCGGTAATGAAAAGATGTAAAGAGAGGAGGTTATTTCTCTTTACATCAACTTCTCTTTTTCACCCTGAAAATATGAATTCTTTGAGGAGGGTATAGAGTGAAGAACTTGTTAGAGACTAGAAATCTTTGTGTCTCATTTGGAGAACATCATGTCATTAAAGACGTAAATTTGATGATACCAAAAGGAAAACTTATTTCTATTATTGGACCCAACGGAGCAGGGAAGACAACTCTATTTAACTTGTTAAGTGGACAGATTTCTCCAACAAAAGGTGAGATTTATTTTAAAGAACGTGACATTACAAAGTTATCGATTCCAGAGCGAACCCGCCTTGGTATGGGACGCTCTTTCCAGCTTACAAATATTTTTCCGGAATTACCAGTGATTGAAAATGTACGCTTAAGTGTACAGTCGTTTGTTCAAGATTATTATAGTTTTTTTCCAAACTTCTCACGATTCAAGCAGCAGATGGGAGAGGCGAGACGTCTTTTGAAGACAGTATTGCTTCACGAAAAAGAAGAAGTGCTAGCGAAAGATTTAGCGCATGGGGAAAAGAGAAAATTAGAACTGGCCATGCTGCTAGCGCTCAGAACAGATGTATTGCTACTTGATGAACCAACAGCGGGTATCTCTGTTGAGGAAGTCCCAGCTATTCTTCAAGTGATAGAGAATATAAAGAAAAATCGTGAGAATACAATTGTACTTATTGAACACAAAATGGATATGGTTCTACATGTATCAGATCATTTAATTGTACTATTTCATGGCGAGTTATTGGCCGAAGGGTTACCAGAAGAGATTATGAAGGATGAACGTGTACAAACGGCATACTTAGGGGGATTATACGGTGACACTATTAAAAGTGGATAATATAGAAACGTATTTGGATCAGTTTCATATTTTGCAAGGCGTTTCTTTTATGGTTGAGAAAGGAACAATCACCGTATTGTTCGGAAGAAATGGGGCTGGAAAAACAACGACTTTACGTTCAATTATGGGGTTTAATCGGATTTCTAATGGAGAAATTTATTATTGTGATGAGAAAGTAAATGGTTTATCTACTCATCTGATTTCGCGAAAAGGAATGGGCTATGTGCCAGAGAATCAAGGGATCTTTCATGATTTAACGGTAGAAGAAACATTTGCTCTCGCTGGAGTAAAGAAAGGGATAGAATATGCAGAAAAGGTAGAATGGATGCTCGATTTATTTCCAGATTTAAAACAATATTGGAATAAAAAAAGTGGGCTGTTGAGCGGAGGACAAAAGCAAATGCTGGCGATTTCAAGAGCGTTCATTAATAGTGATGGATTGCTATTAATTGATGAGCCAAGTAAAGGATTAGCGCCGATTATGATTGAAAAGTTAATGTCGGCTATTTTGAAAATGAAAGAGAAAACGACTGTTTTGCTTGTAGAACAAAACTTTATGATGGCAAGCCAGATAGGTGATTATTTTTACATCATGGACAATGGAAAAATCGTGCATAACGGTCCAATGAATGAACTGAAAGAAGATAAGGAAACATGTCATAAGTATCTGGGGATTTCTTAACATTGATACGGAGGAGGTATGGAACGTGGATGTGTTAGTTAACTTATTTGTAAATGGCGTTTCGACAGGTATGCTTATTTTCTTATTAGCATCGGGACTTTCACTTATTTTTGGTTTAATGAGTGTACTCAATTTTGCTCATGGTGGATTGTTTGCCTGGGGAGCTTTTACAGGGGTTTGGTTATTCAATATGACTGGTAGCTATGTACTTGCATTAATAGGTGCGATTTTGATGGGAATGTTTCTTGGTTTCGTTTTAGAAAGATTCCTTATTCGTCCTGTTTATGGAAATCATGTTCGACAACTTCTCGTTACACTTGGTGGAATGCTTGTACTTAGTGAATGTATAAAAGTATTTTGGGGACCGAATCCAATTAGTGCTAAATTACCAACATGGTTACAAGGAAGCTTGACATTTGATGGAATTATATTAATAAAGTATCGATTGTTTGTTATTATTGTTGGGGTACTTATTTATATTGGCCTGATGTTGTTACTACGTAAAACAAAAATTGGTCTTATGATTCGTGCGGGTGTAATAGATAAGGAGATGGTTCAAGCTCTTGGTATTAACATAAAGGCGATATTTTCATTTGTCTTTTTATTAGGGGCTGGAATGGCCGCGTTAGGGGGATTTCTCCTTGCTCCATATTCAGGAGTTATTTTCGCTGAAATGGGTATGCAGTATGCAATTTTAGCTTTTATTGTTGTCATTATCGGAGGATTGGGAAGCGTGCAAGGTTCAGCGCTTGCGTCTTTAATTGTTGGATTGGCTGGAGCGTTTACGGCTTATTATTTACCTGATTTATCACTCGCAATAAATATGTTAATGTTGTTGTTTTTCTTGGTAGTCAAGCCAACGGGGCTCGTTGGTGAAAAGGGGTGAAAAGGTGAATAATACATTTAATCGGGCCGGGATATATTTTGGGCTAGTTGTATTGATTTGTTTAAGTGTATTCCCTTTCGTAAATGATTCACGGAGCTTACTCATTTTGTTTACACAAGTTTTCATCTTTGCTATATTTGCAATGAGTTTTGATATTCTTCTTGGATATACAGGAATTGTTTCATTCGGTCATTGCATGTTTTTTGGAATAGGTGCTTATTGTGTTGCACTCTTACTAGATCGACAAGAGGTTTCTATAGCAAGCTTTTTAATCGGTATTGGGATAGCTGTTGTACTATCAACGATAATCAGTTATATAATCGGTATGCTTTCTTTACGATTAAAAAGTCATTTTTATGCAATGTTAACACTTGCGATTTCCCAACTATTCTTTGTACTTGCTGAAAAATGGCGGTCTTTCACACATGGAGGAGATGGCTTTACATTCCGTGTACCTGATATGTTTCGTGACCGTTTCACATTTTACTATATTACACTCATATGTCTAGTCGTCATCTTTCTATTGCTTCGCTTATTTACACAATCTTCTATTGGAAAAGTGTTAAAGGCAATTTCGCAAAATGAGCAACGTGTAGAAGCACTTGGATATAAAATTCTCCACTATAAAATTATTGCGAGCATAGTTGCGGGAGTAGTAGCAGCGCTTAGCGGTGGTTTATTTGTTATCACATTACGCTTTGTAAATACAACTGTTTTTTCAATTGAAATGACTTTAAATGCTCTGTTAATGACAATGATTGGGGGAGTTGGCACATTAGTTGGAGCAATCGCTGGCGCAGGGATTATTGAGTTTTTAAAGTATTATTTATCAGAACTTGCAGCGCAGTATCCAATCTTTGAGAGATGGACGATCTTTCTTGGGTTACTATATATTATTGTGTTATTAGGTTTCCCAACAGGGTTAACTGGTACGGTTAAAAAAATAAGAAGTATAACAAAAAAGAAGGGGGCAGAGAAAAGTAAGGAAGTTGAGCATAGTACATGAAACTCCGTCCTTGAGATTTAGAGAGAAATGTGGAAGATAGGTGAAAGTTAGCCATCAGCGGTAGAACCTTCCGTTGATGAAGATATCACCTTATGAGATGGATAAAGGAATGTGAAATCGTATGTGATAAAAGTACAAATTCTTGATGTGTCAAGGTTTGTGCTTTTTATTTTGGAGATTTTTAGATGAGTGATTAGTATGACTATGGGAAATGGGCGTTTTATCGAATGAAGAGTATCGTACTATTTGTAAATGGGTTTAGAACTCAGCAGGTAAAGGCAATACTGAGCCATATTAGGAATGTATGTGAAAGGATGATTGGATGTTTGAGGAAGAAGGCATAGTTTTAATTATGGAACCTGTGGATGAAAGAGATCTTAGGAAATTCATTTTGACTATACCTCAGTCAGTTTATAAGAAAAAAGAAATTTCCTTACAATATGGAGCGGCTATAGGGGAAGGATACACAAATATTATTGAGGAAATTATCGGTGTACATATAGAATCAGAACTTGTAACAGTTATAGGATATGTAGGGAAGTAAACGTTAGTATAAAGGAATCGGCATACTTAATTGTATCTTAAGTATGTCTTTTTTCGGTTGTATACAAATTTGAAATAGGCACTGCGACAAGTAAAGAAATGAAGGAGTTTTTGAAAAACTATGTACTAACAGTAGGTAGCATGAAAGAGTGTGATGTAGTAGAAGGTACGATTTCTGAATCGTTAACAGGTTATACCGTATTACTAATAGATGGAATGGGAGAAATACTACTATTAGAAACACAATTATGGAAATCAAGGAGTGTTAACAGCTAGAGAAAAATCAACAAACGAGCCTGTTGTATATGAAATTCGTTCCATGAAAACCCCGTATGTTTTTCAAAATTGATTATGAAAAGGAAATTGAAAAGTCCTGCTAGAATATATAAGTTGAGGTAATGAAAATGGAAATGAAGTAGCTAGTATTCTAGAATGACAGTATAGCGAAAGGGATAGGTGTTTATAAATATAGTAGAAGAAACGTTAGTATTCAGCTAGGAGGTAAAAAATGAAGTTGAAAAAGACGATATTACTTGTGTTTTTAATTACAAT
This sequence is a window from Bacillus pseudomycoides DSM 12442. Protein-coding genes within it:
- a CDS encoding substrate-binding domain-containing protein, translating into MSAKKRKWLKMVFTGCILGSLLVTAGCSGEKASTDDEKTIKVGVLASLTGPLESYGKQTVNGFELGLDYATGGTGKVDGKKIKFVVEDTETKADVAVKKATKLLEEDKVDFLVGSSSSSDTLAVLPLAEEYEKIMVVEPAVADSITGKNWNKYIFRTGRNSSQDAIAGAASIAKKDVKIATLAPDNAFGREGIAAFKAGAKKLGANIVNEQYADTNSTDFTANIQNIISSKPDYLFVVWAGANSPWKQLKDMNVEAQGIKISTGAPDIPALKTMDALVGMQGFSVYYHTLPKNKVNEWLVEEHKKRFNGTVPDLFTAGGMSAAISIVEGLKKTKGDTDVDTLIKKMEGMEFETPKGKMKFREKDHQALQALYSVTLQKQEGVDYPVPVLERELTMKETEPPIQNK
- a CDS encoding ABC transporter ATP-binding protein → MKNLLETRNLCVSFGEHHVIKDVNLMIPKGKLISIIGPNGAGKTTLFNLLSGQISPTKGEIYFKERDITKLSIPERTRLGMGRSFQLTNIFPELPVIENVRLSVQSFVQDYYSFFPNFSRFKQQMGEARRLLKTVLLHEKEEVLAKDLAHGEKRKLELAMLLALRTDVLLLDEPTAGISVEEVPAILQVIENIKKNRENTIVLIEHKMDMVLHVSDHLIVLFHGELLAEGLPEEIMKDERVQTAYLGGLYGDTIKSG
- a CDS encoding ABC transporter ATP-binding protein; protein product: MTLLKVDNIETYLDQFHILQGVSFMVEKGTITVLFGRNGAGKTTTLRSIMGFNRISNGEIYYCDEKVNGLSTHLISRKGMGYVPENQGIFHDLTVEETFALAGVKKGIEYAEKVEWMLDLFPDLKQYWNKKSGLLSGGQKQMLAISRAFINSDGLLLIDEPSKGLAPIMIEKLMSAILKMKEKTTVLLVEQNFMMASQIGDYFYIMDNGKIVHNGPMNELKEDKETCHKYLGIS
- a CDS encoding branched-chain amino acid ABC transporter permease, producing MDVLVNLFVNGVSTGMLIFLLASGLSLIFGLMSVLNFAHGGLFAWGAFTGVWLFNMTGSYVLALIGAILMGMFLGFVLERFLIRPVYGNHVRQLLVTLGGMLVLSECIKVFWGPNPISAKLPTWLQGSLTFDGIILIKYRLFVIIVGVLIYIGLMLLLRKTKIGLMIRAGVIDKEMVQALGINIKAIFSFVFLLGAGMAALGGFLLAPYSGVIFAEMGMQYAILAFIVVIIGGLGSVQGSALASLIVGLAGAFTAYYLPDLSLAINMLMLLFFLVVKPTGLVGEKG
- a CDS encoding branched-chain amino acid ABC transporter permease, with translation MNNTFNRAGIYFGLVVLICLSVFPFVNDSRSLLILFTQVFIFAIFAMSFDILLGYTGIVSFGHCMFFGIGAYCVALLLDRQEVSIASFLIGIGIAVVLSTIISYIIGMLSLRLKSHFYAMLTLAISQLFFVLAEKWRSFTHGGDGFTFRVPDMFRDRFTFYYITLICLVVIFLLLRLFTQSSIGKVLKAISQNEQRVEALGYKILHYKIIASIVAGVVAALSGGLFVITLRFVNTTVFSIEMTLNALLMTMIGGVGTLVGAIAGAGIIEFLKYYLSELAAQYPIFERWTIFLGLLYIIVLLGFPTGLTGTVKKIRSITKKKGAEKSKEVEHST
- a CDS encoding spore germination protein, with the protein product MKNYVLTVGSMKECDVVEGTISESLTGYTVLLIDGMGEILLLETQLWKSRSVNS